The genomic segment TGGCTCGCGGGCACGGCGTCGTTGTGGCCGTAGCTCGTCACCACCGGGGCGGCGAGCCGGTCGGCCACGGCCAGGAGGTCTCCCGTGGCGCCGCTCCACACCACGCCGCCGCCGGCGATCACCACCGGACGCTCGGCCGCCGCGAGGCGGGCCGCCGCGCGCTCCACCGCCCGCGCGTCCGCGCCCGGGAGCGACGGCGCGGCGGGCGTCGGAGAGTTCCCGGCGGTCTCCACGCTCTCGTTCAGGAGGTCGCGCGGGAAGTTGAGGGCGACCGGGCCGCGGCGTCCGGCCATCGCGGTGCGGAACGCGAGGGTGACCAGGTCCGGGATGCGGGACGCGTGCGGGACGTCGATCGTGAGCTTCGTCACCGGCGCGAAGAGCGCCCTCTGGTCCAGCTCCTGGAAGACGCCGCGATAGACCTGGCCCTGCATCACGGCGCCGGCGAGCACGACGACCGGCGAGAAGCACGCCTTCGCGCAGGCCACCCCGGTGACGAGGTTCGTGGCGCCGGGCCCGTTGGTCGCGAGGCACACGCCTGGCCCGCCGCTGGCGCGCGCGTAGCCGTCGGCCGCATGGGCCGCGACCTGCTCGTGGCGGACGCCCACGTAGGTCAGGTCGGGAAGGCCGTACATCGCGTCGAGCACCTCGACGAGGCTCGAGCCGCAGATGCCGAACACGTGGCGCACGCCGTGGGCGCGCAGGGCCGCGACCACCGCCTCGCCGGCGCCGAGGGTCATCGCATGTCCTCCGGGTGCTCCGCCGCCGCGGACCGCGTCAGGCCAGCTCGGGGATCACCCACCGCGGCGCGCGGCCCGCCGCGACGCGCTGGATGTTGTCGAAGCCGTTGCGGAACCGCGCCGTCCAGTTCTCCCACGTCGGCCCCGCGGAGTGCGGCGTGAGCGTGACGTTCGGCAGCGCGAAGAGCGGGTGATTCGGCTTCGGGGGCTCCTCGACCAGCACGTCGAGCCCCGCCGCGGCGATCCGCCTCTCCGCCAGCGCGTGGTAGAGCGCGGTCTCGTCCACCACCGGCCCGCGGCAGGTGTTGACGAGGATCGCGGTCGGCTTCATCAGCGCGAACTCGCGCGCGGACAGGAGGTTGCGCGTGCTGTCGTCGAGGGGCACGTGCAGGCTCACAACGTCCGACGTGCGCAGGAGCTCGGCGAGGAGGACGAAGCGAACGCCGAGCGCGTCCTCCTGGTCCTCGGTGAGCCGCGCGATGTCGGTGTACTGGACGCGCATGTCGAACGCCGCCGCGCGCCGCGCCACCTTCTTGCCGATGTTGCCGAGGCCGACGA from the Candidatus Methylomirabilota bacterium genome contains:
- a CDS encoding 2-hydroxyacid dehydrogenase; this translates as MTTKILFAPSQPDAILDIARSLTPPGFELVVADPGTPAFYQEAADAEYYLGLARQMGGEFFRATPKLKLVQLLSAGYDRVDVEAARKAGVPVANNGGANAIAVAEHTLMLMLAVLKRLVRFHNDVVAGKWRVGGLADERVYELAGKTLGIVGLGNIGKKVARRAAAFDMRVQYTDIARLTEDQEDALGVRFVLLAELLRTSDVVSLHVPLDDSTRNLLSAREFALMKPTAILVNTCRGPVVDETALYHALAERRIAAAGLDVLVEEPPKPNHPLFALPNVTLTPHSAGPTWENWTARFRNGFDNIQRVAAGRAPRWVIPELA